The proteins below come from a single Miscanthus floridulus cultivar M001 chromosome 1, ASM1932011v1, whole genome shotgun sequence genomic window:
- the LOC136505446 gene encoding ras-related protein Rab11D-like, producing the protein MAGAGDKVDYVFKVVLIGDSAVGKSQILARFARNEFSLDSKATIGVEFQTRTLAIDHRSVKAQIWDTAGQERYRAVTSAYYRGALGALLVYDITRRQSFDHIPRWLDELRAHADKNIVIMLVGNKSDLEEQRAVSTEDAKEFAEKENLFFLETSALQATNVESAFQTVLTEIFKIHSKKSMVSEPKSNGAAPAMPGTKVLVPGPAQEIPKSKCCSSM; encoded by the exons ATGGCGGGGGCCGGAGACAAGGTGGACTACGTCTTCAAGGTGGTGCTGATCGGCGACTCGGCGGTGGGCAAGTCGCAGATCCTCGCCCGCTTCGCCCGCAACGAGTTCAGCCTCGACTCCAAGGCCACCATCGGCGTCGAGTTCCAGACCCGCACCCTCGCCATCGACCACAGGAGCGTCAAGGCCCAGATCTGGGACACCGCCGGCCAGGAGAG GTACAGAGCTGTGACAAGCGCTTATTACAGAGGTGCACTGGGAGCTTTGCTGGTCTATGACATCACTAGACGCCAGAGCTTCGATCATATACCCCGCTGGCTAGATGAACTCCGAGCCCATGCTGACAAGAACATTGTGATAATGCTGGTTGGCAACAAGAGTGATCTCGAGGAGCAGCGAGCCGTGAGCACTGAAGATGCCAAGGAGTTTGCCGAGAAGGAGAATCTCTTCTTCCTGGAGACCTCTGCGCTCCAGGCAACAAACGTAGAGAGTGCTTTTCAAACTGTCTTGACAGAGATCTTCAAAATTCACAGCAAGAAGAGCATGGTGTCGGAGCCAAAGAGCAATGGAGCTGCCCCAGCAATGCCAGGGACGAAGGTCCTTGTCCCAGGTCCGGCACAGGAAATCCCAAAGAGCAAGTGCTGCAGTTCCATGTGA